One Micromonospora sp. WMMD812 genomic window carries:
- a CDS encoding DUF692 domain-containing protein, with product MTGPAGVGIGWRPEIAGFVADLPGLRFVEVVAESLATSGPLPPGLAELRRRDVTVVPHGVRLSLGGAEPVDPDRVAHLAAVAELVAAPLVSEHIAFVRAGGLEAGHLLPLPRSRAAVDAVCANVARVQAELPVPMALEPIATLFDWPDDELDEAAFLTEILDRTGALLLFDVANVYANARNRGADPLALLDRLPLDRVAYAHVAGGAEHGGFYHDTHTDPVPAAVLDLVGELCARRRPPALLLERDGDYPPAPTLRAELDALAATSGFPVVT from the coding sequence ATGACCGGTCCGGCGGGCGTCGGCATCGGGTGGCGTCCGGAGATCGCCGGGTTCGTCGCCGACCTGCCCGGCCTGCGCTTCGTCGAGGTGGTGGCGGAGTCGCTGGCCACCTCCGGCCCGCTGCCGCCCGGCCTCGCCGAGCTGCGCCGCCGGGACGTGACCGTCGTACCGCACGGGGTGCGGCTCTCCCTCGGCGGCGCGGAACCGGTCGACCCGGACCGGGTCGCGCACCTGGCCGCGGTGGCCGAACTGGTGGCCGCTCCGCTGGTCAGCGAACACATCGCGTTCGTGCGGGCCGGCGGGCTGGAGGCCGGGCACCTGCTGCCGCTGCCACGCAGCCGAGCGGCGGTCGACGCGGTCTGCGCCAACGTCGCCCGGGTCCAGGCCGAGCTGCCGGTGCCGATGGCGCTGGAACCGATCGCCACGCTCTTCGACTGGCCCGACGACGAGTTGGACGAGGCGGCTTTCCTGACCGAGATCCTCGACCGCACCGGGGCGCTGCTCCTGTTCGACGTCGCCAACGTCTACGCCAACGCGCGCAACCGGGGCGCGGACCCGCTCGCCCTGCTGGACCGGCTGCCGCTGGACCGGGTCGCGTACGCGCACGTCGCCGGCGGCGCCGAGCACGGCGGCTTCTACCACGACACGCACACCGACCCCGTGCCGGCCGCGGTCCTGGACCTGGTCGGCGAGCTGTGCGCCCGGCGGCGACCCCCGGCGCTGTTGCTGGAGCGGGACGGGGACTACCCACCGGCCCCGACGCTCCGCGCCGAACTGGACGCGCTCGCCGCGACGTCGGGCTTCCCGGTGGTCACGTGA
- a CDS encoding TIGR04222 domain-containing membrane protein, translated as MSVLAAPDDTWGIPGPTFLRIYLAVAVVVVVAALVHRFRLFAGPPDAGRDPLGPQQAAYLNGGAPLAVHASVGGLRGNGAIGVGPDHRLTATGPLPAGVTPLDQAVHHAAGQRARVRELREDQWVAAALHQLGEGLEQRGLILPAQQRAAARLGAAAVIALLILGGLRAFVGLSNGRPVGYLFLSLVALFVALLFLGRVPRVTRAGRRAMRDLRRQHTHLAPASSPAYATYGAAGAAMGVALFGTASLWALDPAFAAEAEIQRQNLSGGGGGGSDGGGSSCGGGGGGGGCGGGGCGG; from the coding sequence ATGAGCGTTCTCGCCGCCCCGGACGACACCTGGGGCATCCCCGGTCCGACCTTCCTGCGGATCTACCTCGCCGTGGCCGTCGTGGTGGTGGTCGCCGCCCTGGTCCACCGGTTCCGACTCTTCGCCGGGCCGCCGGACGCCGGCCGGGATCCGCTCGGCCCGCAGCAGGCCGCCTACCTCAACGGCGGCGCGCCGCTCGCGGTGCATGCCTCGGTCGGTGGGCTCCGTGGCAACGGCGCCATCGGCGTCGGGCCGGACCACCGGCTGACCGCCACCGGGCCCCTGCCGGCCGGGGTGACCCCGCTGGACCAGGCGGTCCACCACGCGGCCGGGCAGCGGGCCCGGGTCCGCGAGCTGCGCGAGGACCAGTGGGTGGCCGCCGCCCTGCACCAACTCGGCGAGGGTCTCGAGCAACGCGGGCTGATCCTGCCGGCGCAGCAGCGGGCCGCCGCCCGGCTCGGCGCGGCTGCCGTGATCGCGCTGTTGATCCTCGGCGGGCTCCGGGCCTTCGTCGGGCTCTCCAACGGCCGGCCGGTCGGCTACCTGTTCCTCAGCCTGGTGGCGCTCTTCGTGGCGTTGCTGTTCCTGGGCCGGGTGCCCCGGGTGACCCGCGCCGGCCGGCGGGCGATGCGCGACCTGCGCCGCCAGCACACCCACCTCGCGCCCGCCTCCAGTCCGGCGTACGCGACGTACGGAGCGGCCGGCGCCGCGATGGGGGTCGCGCTCTTCGGGACCGCGTCGCTCTGGGCCCTCGACCCGGCCTTCGCCGCGGAGGCCGAGATCCAGCGGCAGAACCTCTCCGGCGGCGGGGGCGGCGGCTCGGACGGCGGGGGCAGCTCCTGCGGCGGGGGTGGCGGTGGCGGTGGCTGTGGCGGAGGCGGGTGCGGCGGATGA
- a CDS encoding TetR/AcrR family transcriptional regulator, producing MPRVSQDQLDARRQEILAASRACFARHGYEGATVRRLEEATGLSRGAIFHHFRDKDSLFLAVAEDDAAAMVETVARNGLVQVMRDLLARAVSPDTTGWLGTQLEVSRRLRTDPAFAKRWAERSAAIAEATRDRLARQREAGVLREDVPIDVLAQFLELAYDGLVLHLAMGRPAGDLGPVLDLVEEAVRRR from the coding sequence GTGCCCAGAGTAAGCCAGGACCAGCTCGACGCGCGGCGCCAGGAGATCCTCGCCGCCTCGCGGGCGTGTTTCGCCCGGCACGGCTACGAGGGCGCCACCGTGCGCCGGCTCGAGGAGGCCACCGGGCTGTCCCGGGGCGCCATCTTCCACCACTTCCGCGACAAGGACTCGCTCTTCCTCGCCGTCGCCGAGGACGACGCCGCGGCCATGGTGGAGACCGTGGCCCGCAACGGGCTGGTCCAGGTGATGCGCGACCTGCTGGCCCGGGCTGTCTCCCCGGACACCACCGGCTGGCTCGGCACCCAGTTGGAGGTCTCCCGCCGGCTGCGCACCGACCCGGCGTTCGCGAAGCGGTGGGCCGAACGGTCCGCCGCGATCGCCGAGGCGACCCGCGACCGGCTGGCCCGGCAGCGGGAGGCCGGCGTGCTGCGCGAGGACGTCCCGATCGACGTGCTGGCGCAGTTCCTCGAACTCGCCTACGACGGCCTGGTGCTGCACCTGGCGATGGGCCGGCCCGCCGGTGACCTCGGCCCGGTGCTCGACCTGGTCGAGGAGGCGGTCCGCCGCCGCTGA
- a CDS encoding carbon-nitrogen hydrolase family protein → MTPPPALPQAPLTVAAVQSDPVPGDVAVNTATAARLVTGAAERGARVAVLPELFLPAYHPPTLAADPAGTDVVAAADRTVADPRLAPLRAAAVAGGITVVVGAAVRHPGGQRTISSLVVDRVGEVRVGYDKQQLWGDERELFDPGTRGATLLVDGWRLGLGICYDGCFPEHGRAAAADGAHGYLCPSGYLAGSEHRRDLYYRARALDNTMYVVFANSVGGADPWRFNGGAAVHDPEGRTLARGADTGEAVLVATLDPAVLAATRAAHSMLVDRLPDQGPTRLSWVG, encoded by the coding sequence GTGACCCCACCCCCCGCGCTCCCGCAGGCTCCGCTGACCGTCGCCGCAGTCCAGTCCGACCCGGTGCCCGGCGACGTCGCGGTCAACACGGCGACCGCCGCTCGCCTGGTCACCGGGGCCGCCGAGCGGGGCGCCCGGGTGGCCGTCCTGCCGGAGCTGTTCCTGCCCGCGTACCACCCGCCGACGCTGGCCGCCGACCCGGCCGGCACCGACGTCGTGGCCGCCGCGGACCGGACGGTCGCCGACCCGCGCCTGGCGCCGCTGCGCGCCGCGGCGGTCGCCGGCGGCATCACGGTGGTGGTCGGCGCGGCCGTACGTCACCCGGGCGGGCAGCGGACGATCTCGTCGCTGGTCGTCGACCGGGTCGGCGAGGTCCGGGTGGGCTACGACAAGCAGCAGCTCTGGGGTGACGAGCGGGAGCTGTTCGACCCGGGCACGCGGGGGGCGACCCTGCTCGTCGACGGCTGGCGGCTCGGGCTCGGGATCTGCTACGACGGCTGTTTCCCGGAGCACGGCCGGGCCGCCGCGGCCGACGGCGCGCACGGCTACCTCTGCCCGAGCGGCTACCTCGCCGGCTCGGAACACCGCCGGGACCTCTACTACCGGGCCCGGGCGCTGGACAACACCATGTACGTGGTCTTCGCCAACTCGGTCGGCGGGGCGGACCCGTGGCGGTTTAACGGCGGCGCGGCCGTGCACGACCCGGAGGGGCGGACGCTCGCCCGCGGTGCGGACACCGGCGAGGCGGTGCTGGTCGCGACGCTGGACCCGGCCGTGCTGGCGGCAACCCGGGCGGCGCACTCGATGCTCGTGGATCGGCTGCCGGACCAGGGCCCGACCCGGCTCTCGTGGGTCGGATGA
- a CDS encoding HAD family hydrolase: MPLLLLDLENTLLDRAGPFRAWGQRFLEGIGAPAADIDWLLSIDADGLTDRWDVADAIRERYDLRVPSIDLVEELHDGVVEYTRLDPLIACALRIADSAGWVPVIVTNGVVRQQETKIRRTGLDRYVADWVISEEAGVSKPNPRIFALAAQRVRMPLRGAWVVGDGPEADIGGAAAVGLPSVWLHRGRAWSDSRFSPTRVADGLIAAVATVLAG; encoded by the coding sequence GTGCCACTGCTCCTGCTGGATCTGGAAAACACCCTGCTCGACCGGGCGGGGCCGTTCCGCGCCTGGGGGCAGCGCTTCCTCGAGGGGATCGGCGCGCCTGCCGCGGACATCGACTGGCTGCTCTCCATCGACGCGGACGGGCTGACCGACCGGTGGGACGTGGCCGACGCCATCCGGGAGCGGTACGACCTGCGCGTACCGTCGATCGACCTGGTGGAGGAGCTGCACGACGGGGTGGTGGAGTACACCCGGCTCGATCCGCTGATCGCCTGTGCGTTGCGGATCGCCGACAGCGCCGGCTGGGTCCCGGTGATCGTCACCAACGGAGTGGTCCGGCAGCAGGAGACCAAGATCCGGCGGACCGGCCTGGACCGGTACGTGGCCGACTGGGTGATCTCCGAGGAGGCGGGCGTCAGCAAGCCCAACCCCCGGATCTTCGCGCTCGCCGCCCAGCGGGTCCGGATGCCGCTGCGCGGCGCGTGGGTGGTCGGCGACGGCCCGGAGGCCGACATCGGCGGCGCGGCGGCGGTCGGGCTGCCCAGCGTCTGGCTGCACCGGGGGCGGGCCTGGTCGGACAGCCGGTTCTCGCCGACGCGGGTCGCGGACGGGCTGATCGCCGCGGTGGCCACCGTCCTCGCCGGTTGA
- a CDS encoding RIO1 family regulatory kinase/ATPase — translation MREHDFPAPGRRTRGKGRFDDDEPQFLRRGRHSEPVATDADDDPDPDTGDRWSSWDDAVHGPQPYPAWLVTELAAKDTDLGVLKTGKEADVHLVRRAVPGTDRSCLLAAKRYRDASHRLFHRDAGYLEGRRVRRSRENRAMAGRTAFGRQMIAGQWAAAEFAALARLWEIGAEHGTIAVPYPAQLRGTELMLEFLGDPEEGLAAPRLAQVRPDAAGLRDLWTQLVDALVVLARAGYAHGDLSPYNLLVHRDRLVMIDLPQVVDVVANPQGPEFLARDVRVVSAWFAARGLPATVVDPAPLTEELLREAGLR, via the coding sequence GTGCGCGAACACGACTTCCCGGCGCCTGGGCGCCGGACGCGCGGCAAGGGCCGCTTCGACGACGACGAACCGCAGTTCCTGAGGCGCGGCCGGCATTCCGAGCCGGTCGCCACCGACGCGGACGACGATCCGGACCCGGACACCGGCGATCGCTGGTCGTCCTGGGACGACGCCGTCCACGGGCCGCAGCCGTATCCGGCCTGGCTCGTCACCGAACTGGCCGCCAAGGACACCGACCTCGGCGTGCTCAAGACCGGCAAGGAGGCGGACGTCCACCTGGTCCGCCGGGCGGTGCCGGGCACCGACCGCTCCTGCCTGCTCGCGGCCAAGCGGTACCGGGACGCCAGCCACCGGCTCTTCCACCGCGACGCCGGCTACCTGGAGGGGCGGCGGGTCCGCCGGTCCCGGGAGAACCGGGCGATGGCCGGCCGGACCGCCTTCGGCCGGCAGATGATCGCGGGGCAGTGGGCGGCGGCCGAGTTCGCCGCGCTGGCCCGGCTCTGGGAGATCGGCGCGGAGCACGGCACCATCGCGGTTCCGTACCCGGCGCAGCTGCGGGGCACCGAGCTGATGCTGGAGTTCCTCGGCGATCCCGAGGAGGGGCTGGCCGCGCCCCGGCTGGCGCAGGTGCGGCCCGACGCGGCCGGCCTGCGGGACCTCTGGACCCAGCTGGTCGACGCGCTGGTCGTGCTGGCCCGGGCCGGGTACGCGCACGGCGACCTGTCGCCGTACAACCTGCTGGTGCACCGGGACCGGCTGGTCATGATCGACCTGCCGCAGGTGGTCGACGTGGTGGCCAACCCGCAGGGCCCGGAGTTCCTGGCCCGGGACGTCCGGGTGGTCAGTGCTTGGTTCGCCGCGCGTGGGCTGCCCGCGACGGTGGTGGACCCGGCGCCGCTGACCGAGGAGCTGCTGCGCGAGGCGGGCCTCCGGTGA
- a CDS encoding DUF2630 family protein, which produces MDDKTILNRISDLVDEEHRLRAAAQANEQGTDEEAQGRLRELEDSLDQCWDLLRRRRAARSTHGDPDAQGVRPKPEVERYLQ; this is translated from the coding sequence ATGGACGACAAGACAATCCTGAACCGCATCTCGGACCTGGTCGACGAGGAGCACCGGCTGCGCGCCGCCGCGCAGGCCAACGAGCAGGGCACCGACGAGGAAGCCCAGGGCCGGCTGCGCGAGCTGGAGGATTCCCTCGACCAGTGCTGGGACCTGCTGCGCCGGCGGCGGGCCGCCCGGTCGACCCACGGTGACCCCGACGCCCAGGGCGTACGCCCCAAGCCGGAGGTCGAGCGCTACCTCCAGTGA